A stretch of DNA from Thermanaerosceptrum fracticalcis:
TGTCCGGGGAAAGTCCCACCTTTTCCCGCAGGGGATTGATTAAATTTTCGTCTCCCACCAGAATAGCCCTGGCTATCCCCGCCTCTTCCGCAGCCTTCACCGCTTCCAGGACATCCTGGTCCTGGGCAACAACAACGCTAATAGTTACCGGTCCGGCACTTCTCACTTTTTCTAATATTTCGCCGAAACTTCTGTACAACAATGCTCACTCCTTATCAATAGAATCGACTTCCCGCTTTCCGACTTCCGAGATCCGATTTCTGCTAACCAATAGCCGCTTTCCGTTATCCGACGTCTTTTTTTGGCGAATACGGCTTCGCCTCCCGATATCCCATATCCGATTTCCGAGTTCAATTGCTTCCTAGTCCATGTTCTAGTACAGCATTGTCGGAAGTCATCCAGTCGGATGTCGGCGATCGTCAGTCGGTAGTCGGATGTCGGTGAACGGGGAGCATTAGTCACTGCCAACTATCAACTATCAACTAACAACTAACAACTAACAACTACCAACTATCAACTATCAACTAACAACTAAACATACTCCTTCGCTTCCTCTTCACCCCGGAGAACCCTTAAGGCACCAAGGGCCAGGGATTCTAATTCTTCTTCCCCGGGGACAACCACCACAGGCGCAATAAACTTCACTCTTCTCATGATATCATTTACTATCCTGGTGGAATGGGCAATCCCTCCGGTGATGATAATCCGGTCCACATCCCCTTCCAAGACTGCCGACATAGCCCCAATTTCTTTGGCTACCTGGTAAGCCAGGGCATCCAGGAGCAGGTTAGCCAGTTCATGTCCCTGGTCAGCCATTTTCTCCACTTCCCGGAGGTCCGTGGTCCCTAAATAGGCATAGAGCCCGCCTTTGCTGGTCAGCTTTTCTCTCATCTCTTCATAGGTATATTTACCCGAATAACACAATTTCACCAACTGGCTGGCAGGTAATCCCCCGCAGCGATCAGGGGAAAAGGGCCCTTCCTCTTTGGCATTATTTACATCAATCATCCGTCCCTGCCTGTGAGGGGCTACGGACACTCCCGTGCCCAGGTGGGCGACAACGAAATTCACTTCTTCGTATTTTTTCCCCATTTCTTTAGCTACTTTACGGGCCACTGCTTTCATATTTAAAGCGTGGGAAAGACTGGTCCTTTCCAAATCGGGCAGTCCGGAAATCCGTGCCACCGGCTCCATTTCATCGACAGAAACAGGATCTACAATAAAGGCAGGAATACCCAGCTGCTGCCCCAGGTCATAGGCAATCACCGCCCCGAGGTTTGAAGCATGCTCGCCACGTTCAGCCTTTTTAAGGTCAGCCACCATTTGTTCATTCACCAGATAAGTTCCTCCCGCTAAAGGTTTTAAGAGACCGCCTCTGCCCGCCACTGCCTTAAAGGTTGTCAGTTCAATGTCCTCTTTCCTCAGGGCCTCTATAATCATGGTGAGACGGTACTGGTACTGGTCAAATACCCGGTTAAAATTCTTTAATTCCTGTGCTGAATGTTCTACGGTTTTTTTAAAGCGTTGTTTTTCTCCGTCATAGACGGCAAATTTTGTGGATGTAGCCCCTGGATTGATTACCAGGATTCTGTACTGTTGGTATTCACCCATACCTTCTGACCTCCCTTTATTTTGTGTTCCTACTGTGGGAACGTCGTTCTGTTTATGTGAGAAAAAAATTAGCGTAGCAAGTTAGAAATATCTGATGTTGTTCTTCTGACTTCCGTAACAATTTCCCCAAACCTGTCTGACTTTACCCTTGAGGTGGGACCGGACAAACTGAGGGCAGCGATGACCTCACCGTTTCGCCCCAAGATAGGTGCACCTACACAGGTAAGACCCAATTCTAATTCCTCATCATCTATGGCATATCCTTTTTCTCTGATATCTGCAAGCTCTGCTAACAACTGAGGCCAGCCCACTATGGTTTTTTCGGTGTATTTGGGCAGCTCTTTACCGATAAACCTCTCCAGATAACCAGGTGGACTAAACGCCAGGAGGCATTTGCCCACAGAGGAAGAATGACAGGGAGCGCTTGAGCCGACGGGGGGCGTCACACTTAGCACCTGCTGGGTCTCAATTTTATCAATAATGATGTGTTTGGGATAAATTTCGGCACTGTTATCCAGGACAGAAATATGCACCACTTCCCGGAACTTATCGGATAAGGCCTTGGCATAAGGGTAGGCCAGATTCTTAATGGTTAGTTTTTCTTTAACCAGCATACCTAAAGAATAAATCTTCAGTCCCAGCCAGTATTTCCCGTTGTCAGGATTCTGGTGGACAAATCCTCTTTTTTCCAGGGTGGCCAGTGTTCTATAGACAGTGCTTTTATATATTCCTAATGCACTGCTGATTTGCGTAATCCCCATTTCCCTTCCCTCCTGCTGTAAGAGCAAGAGAATGTCCAAAGCCCGGTCGATAGAGTTGATTACGTCTTTTTCATTAATCATTGATTCTCACCTCCCCCCTCCAGGCTTTTCTAGTAGATAAAGGTGAGTCATTTTGCTACCCAACTCTTTTCCCATCAAATTTATTATATAACACAATACGTCCACGAAATAGAGTAAAAAAGTAAAAATAAAGGAGACCCGTCAAGGTCTCCTAGAGTTTCTTTAAAGTACTTATTTTAAAGATAGTGGGTTAGGTCATTTAGTATTTTTCAGACGGTATATTTCTAAAATAACAGGCTGCTGGTTGGGCTTTTCCACATAGGTAAAACCTATCTCTTCCCCAGTTTTTAGTTGTAACGCTGAGAATTTATCCCTCACACTGTCTCCTAATTTAAAGGCTCTGGCCGATATTTTTTCCGGCACACCGCTAACTCTTATTTCAATAGAATTATTATCAATCTGTCCTACATATTTACCAGTATCCTTACGGGGTACAGGGGTAGGATTATTACCGGTTACCCCACCAAAAACAAGCTGTCTTCCATCCTCTTTAATCCCGATTAAAATGTGCGGGTACGTTAAGGCCTCTGTAACATTCTGTCCCGGCTGGGGTGAATGGAGCTTAGCTTTAACTTCAATCTCCTTTTCCTTTCCAAGAAGGGTAACATTTTCAATGTAGTACCCGCCTGTAGGCTTTTCCCCCACACTTAACAACAGGTAGCGCTCTGTACCTAAACTAAAAGCATGGAGCCCGTCGACTTTGTAGTTTTTTTCATACCACTGGGCAAATTCACCGGTCATTAATTTTTCGAACTGGGGCGAAGGAATTTTTATGGTTTCGTAAGTTATTTCTCCTATTATAACCTCCGGTTTTTTTTCTTCTTGAGGACGAGGACTTTCCACCTTCTGGCTGCTGCAGCCTACAATGATAAGAACTAAGATCAACACAACTGATATCATAAACAGCCAAGTTCTTCTCATATAATCATCACGCTCCCTTACCTAATATGACTCACTCCAACTCCTAACCCCTCTCTCTGGTTTGGAGAAAGCCGGGTTGTAATTGCGGCAGCAAACTAGTCTGGGAAAAGGCATAAAGAGTCAAAGCGCACCAGATAAAGCCAAAACTAAGCAGGTGAGTTTTTGTAAAGTGTTCCTTGAAAATGAAAACACCTAAAAACAGGCTGATACTGGGGGAAAGATATTGGAGAAAACCCAATGTGGAAAGGCGAACTCTTTTAGCTCCCTGAGAAAACCACAACAGTGGCAAGGCAGTTACCACACCCGAACACATGAGGAGAAAATTGATATAAAAGTAACTTACGCCAAAAGAGCCGCTGCCCCGGAACTGCTGCAAAAACAAATAGCCAAGGGCCAAAGGGGCGACAAAAGCTGTTTCCAGGGTTAAACCTGTCAGGGAGTCAAGATTGGTCATTTTTTTAACCAGACCATACAGTCCGAAGGTCAAAGCCAGGGAAAGGGCTACCCAGGGTATGCTCCCGTACTGTATAGTAAGTACTGAAACACCCATAGCTGCTAATAGTATAGAGATTAACTGCCAAATATTAAGCCTTTCCTTAAGCACCACCATACCCAGAAAAACATTGAAAAGAGGATTAATATAGTAGCCCAGGCTGGCTTCTACCACTCTATTGGCATTAACCGCCCAGATATAAATAAACCAGTTGGCGCTAATGAGAATGGCCCCAAGAAAAACAATCGCCAGTTTGGACCAGTCAGAAATTACCTGGCGCAAACTATACATGCGCCCGGAAAACAATAAAAGAAAGGAAACAAAAAGGAAAGACCAGAAAATGCGATGACTCAGAATTTCTAGAGCGGGTACCTGCTGCAGTACTTTCCAGTAAAGGGGAAGAATGCCCCAGGCTGTGAAGGCAGCCGCTGCATACCATACCCCGCTTGCGCTTTCATGCTTTTCTTTCTCGGACAATGCTCAGACCCCATTTCCCATTACGCCTTTTCTATTTTAGACCAAGAATCCCGGAGTCCAACAATTCTGTTGAAAACCAGTTTTCCTTCTGTAGAATCGGGGTCCACACAGAAATATCCCTGTCTCATAAACTGGTAGCGGCTCCCTGGTGCAGCACCGACTAAGCTTGGTTCCACCAGACAGTTGTTGAGTGTGACCAGTGAGTTGGGGTTTAACTTCGCTTTCCAGTCAGTGTTTTCCTCATCTTCTTCCGCATCATCTTCCAACAGCAGGTGCTCATAGAGGCGCACTTCTGCCTTAAGGGCATTGGCAGCGGAAACCCAGTGCAATGTACCCTTGACTTTACGGCCGCTTGTGTCGGCACCGCTTTTTGTAGTGGGGTCATAAGTACAGCGCAGTTCTATGACTTCACCGGTTTTTTCATCTTTAATCACTTCCTCACATTTGATAACGTAAGCGTGCTTGAGACGAACTTCCTGCCCGGGGGCCAAACGGAAATATTTCTTGGGCGGGTTTTCCATGAAATCTTCCTGTTCGATATATATTACCCGGGAAAAGGGGATTTTTCTAGTGCCCATTTCCGGGTTTTCCGGATTATTCTCAGCTTCCATTTCTTCCACCAGATTTTCGGAATAGTTGGTGATAACCACCTTCAGGGGACGCAGCACTGCCATCACCCGGGGAGCTTTGGAGTTCAAATCTTCCCTGATACAGTGTTCCAAAAGGGCTATATCCACGGTGCTGTTACTTTTGGCCACACCTATCCGGTCACAGAAATCCCGGATGGCTTCGGGGGTGTAACCACGTCTCCTTAAACCGGAGATGGTAGGCATCCGCGGGTCATCCCAGCCCTTCACATATCCCTCTTCTACCAGTTCCCGCAGCTTTCGTTTACTCATGACGGTATTGGTAAGATTAAGCCGGGCAAATTCAATTTGCTGTGGACGACTTTCCAGGTGACTATCCTGCATACAGTTATCGATAACCCAATCATACAGGGGTCGATGGTCCTCGAACTCCAGGGTGCATATGGAATGGGTAATACCTTCTAAAGCATCAGAGAGGGGATGGGCATAATCATACATGGGATAAATACACCACTTATCCCCGGTCCTGTGATGGGTGGCCCGCATAATGCGGTAAAGCACAGGGTCGCGCATATTCAAATTGGGCGACGCCATATCTATTTTAGCCCGTAAGACACGGGAACCATTGGGGAACTCCCCTTTTCTCATACGTTCAAACAAATCCAGATTCTCTTCCACGGAACGGCTGCGGTAAGGACTTTCTTTTCCCGGCTCAGTGAGGGTACCTCGGTACTCTTTCATCTCCTGCGGGCTTAAATCACATACATAGGCCTTACCCGCCTTGATTAATTTGACGGCAAACTGGTAAAGTTCTTCAAAATAATCGGAGGCATAGAACATCCGGTCACCCCAGTCAAAACCTAACCATTTTACGTCCTGCTGAATCGATTCGACAAACTCCACTTCCTCTTTACTGGGGTTAGTATCATCAAACCTTAAGTTGCATAAACCCCCATATTCGTTGGCCAGGCCAAAATTAAGGCAGATTGATTTGGCATGTCCTATATGCAGGTAGCCGTTGGGTTCGGGAGGAAAACGGGTATGGACGCGGCCGTCATTTTTGTTCATTTTCAAATCTTCGTTAACAATATTTTTTATAAAGTTAGAAGGCTGGGGCAAATTAGCGGGTGCATCCAGTGTTTCCATCTATCATAATACCTCCTTGAGTTGAATATTATCTCGTAAAATGGGGAAAGCGTTTACTTTAAAAATTGTACCACAAAATTTAAATGTCTCCTATATTCATCTCGCCAGCCGCAACCCCAGCTTGTGGGCATAAAGATACGCCTCCCGGAATTCTTCCCTGGTCAGGGGTCTGGCGATTTCTTCATATTGAAAGGCCTGGTGTTCGGGATAATATTGCTCCATTAAGTTAACCAGACATTCCGGGGATAGTTCCTCTTTAATAAACTCCAAGACTTTTTTGGTATCTTCCAGGCCCCCCGGCATCATCAAATGGCGGATGAGTAGACCCTGATAGGCTATGCCCCTGTCGTCCAGCTTCAAGCCTCCCACCTGTCGGTCCATTTCCTTTAAGGCAGCCTTCACCTTAACAGGATAATCTTTTACCCGGGAATACTTTTCTCCCCGCTCTGCTGTGTTGTACTTAAAGTCGGGCATATAGATGTCAACTATCCCCTCTAATAATTGCAGGGTCTTTAGCCTTTCATAACCTCCGCAGTTATAGACCAGGGGTAAATTTAATCCCTCCTCCGCGGCTATGGACAATGCCTCCAATATATTTGGCACAAAGTGGGTTGGTGTCACCAAATTGATATTGTGACAGCGGTAATAGTTCTGAAGCTTAAGCATGAGTTTAGCTAAAGCTTCGTTAGATACCTCTTCTCCTTCCCCGCCAAAACTCAATTCACAGTTTTGACAGAATACACAGCGCATATTACAGTAGCCAAAGAAGATGGTCCCCGACCCGTTTTTTCCCACCAGGGGCCCCTCTTCGCCGAAATGGGGTCCATAGCTTGCCACCACTACCCTGTCCCTGGCCCGGCAGAATCCTATCCTCTCTTTTCTATTCACAGCACATTCATGGGGACATAAATTACACTCCGTTAAATGCTTCCTGGCTTCCTTAACCCTCTCCCTTAACTCACCCTTGGCCAAAAGGCTTCTATATCCCGGTGTATCCGTCATTTTTTAACCCCTTTACATATGGCATAAATATCTATATCTACATTTTAAATAATCGTCTAATAAGTTATGTATACGTCATAAAAACCCCATGTATAAAAGAACATCATTTTGGAATAATTCGTAATGCATTGAGCTAATATTTAAAAACATTCTTTTAAGGTGATTTATGGAAAAAGAAAAACTTTTAGCCAAATTAAACTGGTTTTATAACCTGGAACTTAGTCAGGTGGATTTATACACTGCACAAAGTAAGTCCCTAAATGATCAGGAAATATGTGTGGCTTTTGAGCGTATTGCTATAATTGAACAGCAGCACGTGGATAACATCGCCAATGCTATCCACGAACTGGGCGGCCAACCCAGTAAGATAGGGGATGTCGTAGCTCCCATTGTGGGAAATGTAACAGGAAGAATACTTTCGCTGTCAGGTGTAGAGCATGTCCTGAACATCAACATCTTACTGGAGCAAAGGGCCATGGAGGATTATCGGAACCTAATAAATGACCTCAGCAACACTAGATATCCCGGTCACCTTATCAAAACTCTCCAGTATAATCTCATCGACGAGGGCCTGCATGCTGCCTGGTCTAAGGAAAAACTCGGTGTTTACGGCGAAAAGGAAAAACAGACCTAAGACGGGTCTGTTTTTTGTTACCGCTTAAACACCGTGGCAACGGCAGTACGTACACTGCTTAACATTACGCCGGTAAATCCGCTGTGTCCTAGGATTTCTTCCAGGGCTGCAATCACCCTGTCTATAGCCTCATAGCTTACGGTGAGTGGGGGTTCCAGCCGGATAACGTTGGGATTATTGAGGGTATAGGCCGTAATAATCTGGTATTTATTCATGAGTTCACTGGCTACCAAAGAACCAAAATACTCCCCGGCCAGTTGATTAACTTTACCCAAGGTTAATTTGTCCAGTACACCCCCCACAGGCTGTTTGAATTCAAGGCCGATCAATAAACCTCTTCCCCGCAGGTCCTTGATGATATCATATTTACCCTTCAATTCCGAGAGCTTGGCCATGAAGTATTCCCCTTTTTCCCTGGCTTGCTGAGCAAGACTTTGGGCAACTATAGAGTTTAATGCTGCTATGCCTGCAGCCATAGCCAGTGAATTGCCCCCAAAAGTGGAGGTATGCAGGGCAAATTTATCCATTCCCCCATAGACCCGGTCCCAGATCTGGGGTCGGGTAACAAAAGCCCCGATAGGTATGACACCGCCGCCCAGGGATTTAGCCAGACACATGATGTCAGGCACTACATTCTCATGCTCACAGGCAAAGAGATATCCTGTCCGCCCAAAACCTGTCTGGATTTCATCAACGATCAAGAGTGTACCGTAGCGGTCACAAAGCTGGCGAACTCCGGCTAAATAGCCATCGGGCGGAACCATTACCCCGCCTTCACCTTGAATAGGCTCCACAATAAAAGCAGCTACGTCTTTACTCATGAGCTTTCCTTCTAAAGCACCAAGGTCACCGAAGGGTACAGCTTCGCACCCGGTCAAAAGGGGTTGAAAAGGTTTCTGGTATTTTTCCCGTCCCGTCACGGAAAGGGAACCAAAAGTTTTGCCATGAAAAGAATCTTTACAGTAAACAATCTTACTGCGTCCGGGATTGGCCGCCCGGGCCAGCTTCAATGCCCCCTCCACCGCTTCAGCGCCACTGTTGGCAAAAAAGACCCGATCCAGATCACCCGGTGTCACCTGGGCCAAGTTGTGGGCTAAGGCTGCCGCCAGAGGGTTGAGAGAGGCCTGTAAGAGATTGGGCCGTGACATTACTGCCTTTACCGCTTCCTGGACTTCCGGTGGATTATGGCCCAAGTTCAGGGCACCGTAACCTCCTAGAAAATCCAGGTAGGCTTTTCCTTCCTTATCCCACACGGTGACCCCTTCAGCTCTTACAAACTGCTTATCAAAATCTAAAAAACCCATGACATCTACCAGGCCTGGATTAACGTAGCGGCGGTAAGTTTCCCGGACTTCCCGCTTGTCCATGGCCAGGGCTCCATCCAAGGTCATAAAATTCTTCTTTTGCCCATCCTTCATTTTCATCCGTCTCTCCTTTCGGATACTTCATCTTCTGTTAGCAGTGCATTATGGTAATAGTATGATAATATGGAAGCATTTTCAATACATATATCTTATAACAATTTGGCAAAATAAGCAATTTTGCTCATCTTTTAATGCAGAACAATATTGAATAAGTTATTTGAAAGGGGAAATCATATTAGCGAAAACCATTTTGAAACATTTACTTAAGGGAGTGATGATAGTGAGTCTAGTTGAGTGGAATCCTTTCAAAGAACTGGATTACCTGACGAGGGATATGGCCAATTTCTTGGAAAGGTCACCTTTCAGGCTGGCCTATGGACCGGCGGGACCTAAAGTGGATGTTTACCAGACTGATACGGAAGTGGTAGTAAAGGCCGAAATACCCGGTGTGGCTAAAGAAGACCTCCATGTCTATGTAGACGAAAACTCCGTCAGATTATCAGGCCAAACTAGAAAAAGTAATGAATTTAAAGATGAAAATGTTTTTCGGACCGAACGATATTATGGAAGCTTTTCCAGAACCATCCCCCTGCCCGTGGAGATAAAATCCGATGAGGCTCAAGCACAGTACAAAGATGGTATTCTAACTATTAAAGTACCTAAAGTGGAACCAGCTAAAACAAAAGGTAAAAGAATCAATATACAGTAATAGAGTAGGTAAACGATTTGCATGGCAATGCGCCAAGCATAATTCATTTCACGGACCCGGTTATGAACATCTCTTATTACAATATTTTCAACAGTTCTATTGGTTGAGAGTACCGGTTTGAGAAAAAGTCTTTCTTCTCAAAGACTTCAGCCGGTACTTTTTTGTGATCCCATGCACTTTAGCATTGCCGGTCCTTTTGTTGAAGTCGAATACGTACGCAACTCCCATGTCCACCTGCATCTGGTGTCACATTGGCGGGTATTCCACTGCCATGTATTGCCGCTCATGGCCTTTTGTCTTGGGTATTGAATACTCTTTCCTTACCCCTTCTACAAACCTCTATGGTAACACATTCCATTTCTTCCAGCAGGGTGTTGTCCCCCATTACACCTTTTGACCAAATTCATAAAATAATTATGGAAAGATTATTTAAGGAGAAGTGAATGTGCCATGCCAACAAGACAATTGCCGCCCTGTGCCTCGGGACGTTACTGGAGAGTAAAAAGAGGAGATACGCTATACCTGATAGCAATCAAATCAGGAATAACAGTAACGACATTAAGGCAGCTAAATCCTAATGTGGACCCCAATAATCTCCGTGTAGGAAGCTTAATCTGTTTACCGCCGGAACAGCCCTGTCCCTCAGGAATATATTGGGAAGTTGCTGCAGGTGATACCCTTTATAGCATAGCTAGAGCAACGAACACTACTGTTAAAAAGTTATTGGAACTTAACCCCAATATTGAGCCAAATAATCTACAAATAGGCCAAAATATTTGTTTGCCAGGATAATGCGTCCTGGTCCTGGCAACAATAGCCCTTTTGTATCGAGACAGACGAATTAAACATAAAGGAAATATTCACCGTAATAACAAAGCCTATCTCCCGTAATCAGGAGATAGGCTTTCATCTTTCTGCCAAAAAATACTACGGATACTTCCTTGATAAATATAAAATTTACTAGTAATATGAATTAGCATTACAGAACTAACAATAGAGAAACTCTCAAACGTCTTATGGGTTGTTGTGAGGTGAAAACTAATGGTGATAAACATTTTGACTGCCCTCTTAAATAAAATGGGTTTGATTATCGTTCTGGCCATCATTCTTTCAAAATTAACGATTTTTAAAAGATTGGTAACGAAACAAGATCTCAAACTTACAGATAAGTTGATTATGGCCATAGTTTTCGGTCTTTTCGGGATCCTTGGAACCTATTTCGGAGTAGGGGTTAAAGGCGCTATTGCCAACTCACGGGCCATAGGTGTGATCGCCGGTGGTCTATTGGGGGGACCTTTTGTGGGTATAGGTGCCGGTTTGATCGCCGGCCTGCACCGCTGGGCCATCGATATCGGCGGCTTCACAGCCCTAGCATGTGCCATCTCCACTATTACTGAGGGTTTTATCGGGGGATATTCTTACCGCTTTATCGGACATATGAAAAATAAATGGATCATGGGTTTATTTATTGGTGTAGTATCTGAGCTCATACAAATGTTGATCATTCTCGCGGTGGCCAAACCCTTTTCCGCGGCCCTTGATTTGGTACAAATCATTATCCTGCCCATGGTAGTTGTAAACTCCTTAGGTATCGCTCTTTTTATTGCCGTTACGGAAAATATATTCACCGAGGCTTCCCGGGTTAAAGCTGCTCAAGCCCAGCTGGTTTTAAAAATTGCCAACAGGACACTACCTTACTTTCGCAAAGGCTTATATAGCCCCTGTGTGATAGAGGCGGCCAAAATCATTCATCAAATGACTGACATCGCAGCCGTAGCCATTACAGATACTAAATATATCCTGGCCCATGTAGGGATGGGGGAAGACCATCACATCGCCGGTCACGAGATTTTGACGGCTTTGACCAAAAACGTCATTGAGGAAGGCAAATATAGAGTGGTTCATACCAAAGAAGAGATTGGCTGCATTAATGAAGACTGCCTGCTGGGTTCTGCCGTGATAGTCCCCTTAAAAGAAAAAGATAAGGTTATTGGGACATTAAAGCTTTATAAAATGGGCCAATATAGTATAACCTCAGTGGAAGAAGAATTAGCCCTGGGTATGGCTGAACTTTTCTCAACTCAGTTAGAATTAAGCAAAGTTGAAAGGCACGCCCAATTATTGGCTAATGCTGAGTTAAAAGTTTTACAGGCCCAAATCAATCCCCACTTCTTATTTAACGCCTTGAACACCATTAAGTCTTTCTGCCGGACTGATCCGGAAACAGCCAGAGATTTACTGGAGTATTTAGGCGACTATTACCGCAACAATCTGCAGGGTAAGGATTTCATCACATTGGCTGAGGAATTTAATCATATTAAAGCCTATTTAGCTATCGAAGAAGCCCGTTTTAGTGACCAGATTCAGGTTGAGTACATGATTGACGAAGAAATTCTCAAATTCCAATTGCCCAGCCTTATTTTGCAGCCTATCGTGGAGAATAGT
This window harbors:
- a CDS encoding sensor histidine kinase; translation: MVINILTALLNKMGLIIVLAIILSKLTIFKRLVTKQDLKLTDKLIMAIVFGLFGILGTYFGVGVKGAIANSRAIGVIAGGLLGGPFVGIGAGLIAGLHRWAIDIGGFTALACAISTITEGFIGGYSYRFIGHMKNKWIMGLFIGVVSELIQMLIILAVAKPFSAALDLVQIIILPMVVVNSLGIALFIAVTENIFTEASRVKAAQAQLVLKIANRTLPYFRKGLYSPCVIEAAKIIHQMTDIAAVAITDTKYILAHVGMGEDHHIAGHEILTALTKNVIEEGKYRVVHTKEEIGCINEDCLLGSAVIVPLKEKDKVIGTLKLYKMGQYSITSVEEELALGMAELFSTQLELSKVERHAQLLANAELKVLQAQINPHFLFNALNTIKSFCRTDPETARDLLEYLGDYYRNNLQGKDFITLAEEFNHIKAYLAIEEARFSDQIQVEYMIDEEILKFQLPSLILQPIVENSITHGILPKGQGKIMIKGEKIGQEMKITISDNGIGFSKEKLENILSEGFQGKSIGLRNVNNRLINIYGQEYRLRISSIKGKGTTVEITIPLRGGKDEHPGVSGG